CGTCGACTCTCCCAGTGAACTGGAATCCCTCACCCTCGCGCTGCTCCACAGCCGTGGCGAGGTGGAGCGGCTGCGCGAGCGCGAAGCCATCTACAACAGCCTGCTGGGCAGCGTGAATGCCGTGCTCTGGGCGTTCGACTGGGAGTCCCAGAAGGTCATCTATGTCAGCCCCGCCTACGAGAGGATGTTCGGTCGCTCCGCCGCCCTGCTGCTGGCGGACTACAACGAGTGGCGCAACTGCATCTATCCGGATGATCTGGAGTACGCCGCCCGGACCTTCGCCGAGGTGCTGGAGAAGGGCGCCGTGGAAGCCCGGGAATATCGCATCCTGCGTGCGGACGGCCAGCTGCGCTGGATCAGCGACAAGTGCTTCATCAGCCAAGGCGGGGGCGAAGGGCAGAGCACCGTGGTGGTGGGCATCGCCGAGGACATCACCGAGAAGAAGCAGCTGGAGGGCGAACTCCATCGCCTGGCCACCACCGACGTGCTGACCAAGAGCAGCAACCGCCGGCATTTCTTCGAATGCGCCCAGCGCGAGTTCGAGTACGCGGTGCAGTACGGCAGCCCGCTCGCCTTCATCCTGCTGGACATCGACGACTTCAAGAAGATCAACGACACGCATGGGCACCAGGCCGGTGACCAGGTGCTGCAACGTATCGCCCAGTGCGGCGCCAACGCCCTGCGTCGGGGCGACCTGTTCGGCCGAATCGGTGGCGAGGAGTTCGCCGCATTGCTGCCCGGTTGCCCGCCGGAGCTGGCGCGGCAGATCGCCGAACGGCTGCAGCGTGAAGTGCAGCGCCTGGGGTTCAACATCTCGGGCCAGGGCTTCGGCGTCACCATCAGCCAGGGCCTCGCCAGCCTGCGGGA
This genomic window from Pseudomonas furukawaii contains:
- a CDS encoding diguanylate cyclase domain-containing protein, which translates into the protein MDTSVDSPSELESLTLALLHSRGEVERLREREAIYNSLLGSVNAVLWAFDWESQKVIYVSPAYERMFGRSAALLLADYNEWRNCIYPDDLEYAARTFAEVLEKGAVEAREYRILRADGQLRWISDKCFISQGGGEGQSTVVVGIAEDITEKKQLEGELHRLATTDVLTKSSNRRHFFECAQREFEYAVQYGSPLAFILLDIDDFKKINDTHGHQAGDQVLQRIAQCGANALRRGDLFGRIGGEEFAALLPGCPPELARQIAERLQREVQRLGFNISGQGFGVTISQGLASLRDDGSLDSLYARADAAMYQAKRSGKNQIILAD